A stretch of the Equus caballus isolate H_3958 breed thoroughbred chromosome X, TB-T2T, whole genome shotgun sequence genome encodes the following:
- the HAPSTR2 gene encoding HUWE1-associated protein modifying stress responses 2: MEEQPKEGEAEVAEHWFSKWERQCLAEAEQDEQLPPELQEAAAAEAAGLKSEQQRLWHLFQNSATAVAQLYKDSGCQQPGLSMWDPFQSAAMAVTSLYKESGDAHQRSFDLGVQVGYQRRIRDVLEWVKKGRSTILREDLISFLCGKVPPVPPPRSPRTPSKPPAGATSQAAAIESSSSVEVDLQPFHEAIALHGLSGAMASISVRSGTPGSPPQASGGASGGRQKSNGLEDDLKPFDLEELAPHADSGGNRKRTSAQCGDGISDSPTHKRNRMV, from the coding sequence ATGGAGGAGCAGCCGAAGGAGGGCGAGGCCGAGGTCGCGGAGCACTGGTTCTCCAAGTGGGAGCGCCAGTGCCTGGCCGAGGCCGAGCAGGACGAGCAGCTGCCCCCCGAGCTGCAGGAGGCGGCGGCCGCTGAGGCGGCGGGGCTGAAGAGCGAGCAGCAGAGGCTGTGGCACCTCTTCCAGAACTCAGCCACCGCCGTGGCCCAGCTCTACAAGGATTCCGGGTGCCAACAGCCAGGACTGTCCATGTGGGACCCCTTCCAGAGTGCGGCCATGGCCGTGACCAGCCTCTACAAAGAGAGCGGGGATGCCCACCAGCGAAGTTTTGACCTGGGCGTCCAGGTGGGCTACCAGCGTCGCATCAGAGACGTGCTGGAGTGGGTGAAGAAGGGCCGGAGCACCATTCTCCGTGAAGACCTGATTAGCTTCCTGTGTGGCAAAGTGCCGCCCGTGCCGCCACCACgctcccccaggacgccctcgaAGCCCCCCGCTGGGGCCACCAGCCAGGCCGCAGCCATCGAATCCAGCTCGTCGGTGGAGGTCGACTTGCAGCCCTTCCATGAGGCCATCGCGCTGCATGGCCTCAGTGGCGCCATGGCCAGCATCAGCGTGCGGTCGGGCACACCTGGCTCCCCACCTCAGGCCAGTGGCGGCGCCAGCGGTGGGCGTCAAAAAAGTAATGGCCTTGAAGACGACTTGAAGCCCTTCGACCTGGAAGAACTGGCCCCCCATGCAGACAGTGGGGGGAACCGCAAGCGCACCTCGGCCCAGTGTGGGGATGGCATCTCAGACTCCCCAACCCACAAGCGCAACCGAATGGTCTAA